A segment of the Corylus avellana chromosome ca2, CavTom2PMs-1.0 genome:
CCTCCAAGATCTCAATTGACGCATCCccactttaattaattatatgatcaAATTTGCTTTAACTTTTGCTCTCAATTTAACTGCTTTGACAATCTGCAAGGCATCTCCCTCAACAATATGTTATTATTCATGCGTGAATAGTAATACTATTCAAACGTCCCTATTTTTATGAGTAGGGATATTTGAACAATAAAACGATAGTTACTTTNNNNNNNNNNNNNNNNNNNNNNNNNNNNNNNNNNNNNNNNNNNNNNNNNNNNNNNNNNNNNNNNNNNNNNNNNNNNNNNNNNNNNNNNNNNNNNNNNNNNCCAAATGTTTGCTGAAGTAGTGAAAGAACATTACAAGGAGGGAGATGTAGTTTGGTGCCATGATTACCACCTAATGTTTCTTCCGAAATATCTAAAAGAATATAACAACAAAATGAAAGTTGGTTGGTTTCTTCATACTCCCTTTCCCTCCTCTGAAATACATAGAATGCTGCCTTCTCGCTCAGAGCTGTTGAGATCTGTTCTTGCTGCTGATTTAGTTGGGtaagctattcatttttctgCATATTATTTGGACATGCACGATTCTTTGTTTTATTCTGTTTTTGCTTCATCATGCTTCTTAGGAGTAGACTGGTATTTGGATGGAACTCAAAGTTCTCATGCCTAGAAAGGCCTCCAAATGTCATCCAAGTTTAGTGATAGACTTTGGTCAGCTGGTAAACTATGGTTGTGTTCTTGCCTCTTGCCTTGGTTGATGTCTCCTTAGGGGCTGAGAAACTGTCTTCACCTTTCTCCTTGATTACCAATTTAAAAACTGCTCATTTTGGTGACATCCTATATGTTGCACGCTTGTGTTCAAGTCTTCGTATTAGATGCTAAATCATATtcgtttttcttattttatattagcaTTACTATGTTTTAAGTAGTAATTGACCACTATAACATCTCTGATGCCAATACTCCATTCGATGCCTACATATGACACTGACATATATTCCTACCACCTCCGAAGAACATTAGGAAATTCATAAGCTTCTATAATTGTTGAATAAACAAGAAATGCAAAGGTATTCATTGCCTTTAGATTATGCTGCTTTACTCTGTAATTTTATTGAGTAAGTGATTTACTTCATGATTGATTAggtcaaatttgaaaaatatgtgcATGTGATAAACTGCTGTTTGTCCCAAGTGTTCGTGACATAAAATTTATGAACAAGGAAATCGTATAAATTTCTCCTAACAGCACATTTAAAGATATAAAGGGTGCAATCCAACTTTCCAACAAATATGCATGGGGTTCACTAGGTGGGAACACTAATGTATTAATTTATATGTGTGTTTGTATGTATACAAGTAtatttatatgtatgtatgtatgtatgatAGGCCTTATAGTACCATTTCTCAGAAAGGCTAGTTCCTACGTCATTTTCCCTCCTTTTAATTGTCAACTTCATACCAGTAAACAAAACCTAATTAAATCAATGGGCAACTTCATGAACTCTCTGCAGCTGCAACTGAAATGTGGTAGCTTGCTCTTGTTAGCTTCAGTCAGGCctttaattagttttatcaACTTCAGTGAAAAGGAGCATGCAAATGTATTATGCCTTAATACTAATTAGAGCATTTCTTTTGGGACCATATAAGCAGAGCCATTTTTCCTTATTGACGACCTCCATCATGCTAAATCTAGTTCCCCATTTTAAAGGATTTTTCTAGTTGGGGAGTTGGGGATTTTAAAGCTTCCCCTAGGAAGTGTTCAATAAGATGAAAGTTACTATAAAGTTTATATCATTGGAGATCTAGGATTCTGATAAGTTAAAAGTGAGAggcaaaagaaaagagtttttttttgtcatcCTTCGGTTGCACCAGGAAATGGGGCATTCAATATCAGCCTGTTATATCAACAATACTTTTAAAAGAGTTTAATGACTGTGCTCATATAGATTTTATGTTAAGTTCTCAAGACCATAATGTGTTAATTGGTGGATATTTTAATATCAACAATACTTTTAAAAGAGTTTAATGGCTGTGCTCATATAGATTTTATGTTAAGTTCTCTAGACCATAATGTTTTAATTGGGGGATATTTTACCTTCCAGTTTCCACACATATGATTACGCAAGGCATTTTGTAAGTGCTTGCACTCGTATCCTTGGACTTGAGGGTACGCCTGAAGGAGTAGAGGATCAAGGAAAGCTTACACGTGTAGCTGCGGTACGTATTAGCTGAtcaccctctctctttctttgttttccattctCCTGCAAAATCCACACTTTGTTTCATATATTTCATAGGTTTGTCAGCATTGATTATAATTATCAATATGAAGTACTCCCTTAATTTGAAACTGAAGTCCTAGAGATGCATTTTGTTATATAGTCTTTGGACGCAGTGTAAGATAAGAAGTTAAACTTTTGTCATGTATTGATGTTGCATAGACTGAAATTAGGCAAATATCATAAAATTATTGTTCTTTCTTAATTCGATATGTTTCTTATTATGCCCTAATAAGTCCTTTAGCTATGCTCTTACGAAAAACATTTCTCTATTGCAACTATTGTTGGCTGATCATCTGAAGACTTCTAAAGcattctcttctttatttaCAGGATCGATCTCTCGACTTTCATGCGTTATGTGCACTATATGCTATTACTGGTACTCATTTTTGTGCCATCGATCACAGACGTAGTCATTGTTGTCTTTTTTGTCTTGTCTCCCCCAAGTTAAGAAGATGGCTAAGGTGTTGAAATAGTATAAGGAggcaaattaaatcattaaatatcTTAATGAATTGTTTCTTGAGTTCTCATGCTaattaaatgcaaaataaaGTCTTCCAGTTAGCTCATGCATGCCTATgctctttattgtttttatgtTCTTGTTACTTACACTCCTTTAAATGTATCATGCCATCTGTTttttaaatggtatttttttctaTTGTCTTTGATAAACCATCCAATTTTCTGGAAATTGgctataaatattttaactttcTGGCATACTGTCAGAGCACTGTGAGCACATTAACTGAAGACAATCGTAAGAGAGATGGTTACATGTTGCTATTGACAATATATTGAAGTTGTACTCAGATACTTAATAAAGGTTTAATAGAAGGTTCCTTAAGATAAATGCACGAAATGCGTGTTCCCTCCCTGATTGgccaaataataattattacatCTTTGGTTGTCCAAATTTTAGCAATATTTGTTTCATTTGACATACATTGAAGCATTGTTGTTAACTAAAACTGTTGAGGCAAGCCATCAATATGGAGATGCAATTAACCTATCATTTCTTCCATACTGTTGTATAAAAGGCTATATTTAATGGGAGATTTGCACTCAAAATGTTTTTATTCACTCTTTCTTGTTTAGATGTAGCACTCGTAACATCTTTAAGGGATGGAATGAATCTTGTCAGCTATGAGTTTGTTGCCTGCCAAGCTTCCAACAAAGGAGTTCTCATTCTAAGTGAGGTAATTAAGCTTTCcatttatttggttttatttatgattATTAGTTTATTCATAGTGAACTGTTGgcttttttaaaatgatatacCTGCAAGCAAAGATGTTTTGGCCATCacttaaaagaagaaaatattacTTTTGGCTAGAGACCATcgtaaagaaaattaaaacaatgatgatgaggatgaacATCATATACAATATCCAGGAAATGTATCTTTTAGTTGTTGATAAACTGTTTGTAAGCTTGAAGATATATTTGAGGCATAAAGAGAAGAATAATTTAATCCAAAAGTAACTACTTGACTGAGGGTCTAAGTGTTTCTATACATTCTATCCCATAAAAACTTACCTATTCACCCGGTGAGCTAGAGTACTATACTATTAACGCAAGAAAACATACACAGCTACAGGAAAGAACAGGGAGATTGGCCTTAAAAAACTAGACAATGATATATAAGTAGATAAGATACTTACTTACCAGTCAACATTACATTCCGTTCAAACTGGTAGGTATATTCATGTGAAGCATCTGATTTCTTGCCGCATTTAGTAGGCAGTGATTATTGAGGGTGTTTCCTGCTAAAACTCATAAGAACATTTCATATTTAGCATTAGATTCCTAGCCACTTCCTACAGGTGTTGGCTTACTTGCTTTGTAACCCTACGTTATTTCGGGACTAAGCACAACAGGCCTATCTAAATCACTTGATGATTAGAGTTGCAGAAAAGAAGAGGACAACGAGTGAAGTTGGAAGCATTTCTATCCCTTCTGAGATTATCATGACCTGGAAGAAACCCCATTCTTTGCATGCGCAGTGCATCTTCTCCCACTCAGAGTCCATAAATTCAGTGGAGAAAAGCTTCTGCATGTCGATGACTGGGACTTGGGGTAAACAAGTGGTGTCGGATATGTTTGGAGGGTCCTGATCGGGACGCACATTCCGCGGCGGCACTGTCGCCATCGTCTCCTTTGCCAACTCCTGAACACAAGGAACAGGGAGAGAGCTCCCCAGCGATTGCTCTGTTTCCATAGCTCCAATAAAACCCAGAGCCCAAATGCTTCAATCCTACCTACCCCCAATCAAGAACACTCAACTTTAAGAATATTGACAcgactcttttttttaatcaatgataGACAcaaattttatacaaatctaaTTGTCTGTCTTTTAATGAAAGTTACaagggggaaaaagaaaaaaaggaaaaattaaaaattagtccTTATGGTTTTAGTGATTTATAATTAGATTTACGTAGTATAAAATTGAACTCGTAGTTCttgagatatgccaaaaaaaaaaaaaaatttagtcaccAGAGTCAAAGTCcgtttacaaatttaatagattctaTTAGTGTGATACTGACTTAAATAGGACAaatgtcataattttattgactCTGATATTTCACGTTATCCGAATTTATTAAGTCGgtgaacaaaatttgactataaAAACTAAATTGTTTCGCTTTAATGCCAAGTAGACGTAATTGCAAAGGAAAAACCTTCTATCAGGTCGGTCTGCAAAATGTCACTTTTGCAGCAACCAATAGAAGCCTAACACATCACCTAAAGtacaaaaaatgcacaaaaataacCTACaacaaaatacactagatttttgTTGAACCAAGCCCTCTTCATGGATTTGCACAAGATACTCGTGAGTCTGCTGAAACAAGCCCTCTCCGGTGGATCCTTTTAGAGTGATAGAattcctaaagggttaaccttccacttttaggttttagttttgaatctaaaaatgagttttaaggcattaaaaacaagtttttaggcattagaaatgagttttgaggcTGGGTTTGGCTAAAAAGAGGCCGAATAGGGTGACTCACGGCTAGGTCACGGCCAAACCCAGCCGTGGAGAGAAGACCCATTAGAAaaaacccccccaaaaaaaaaaaaaaaattgaacaggCCACAAACACTTGTGGCAGCCCGTCGGTgagggggagagggaagaggaaagagagaaaagagaaaaagtggaAGAGGAAACAGTGGGTCTGAAGACGAAATCTCGCCGACAGTGatggaagatgaagaagaaaggcAAAAACTTGcgtgggaagaagaagaaatcccGTGTTTTCATCCTATTCCATAAACTGTGCTTCCGTTacatgtcaaatatatattgGGTGCTGTAAAAGTGGTCTTTTACGCACTGACCGTAGTAGGAGCTCTCAAGTGCAAACGAAGTAAATCATGAagtgattttgcattttttcattaaaaaaaaaaacaaacaaacaaacaaacaaaagcttAGATAACATTGATCATGAGGTCACTATTTTTCTGTACAACCTACTttacttttccattttctctcactcaCAAGTGGTTCGTCCTTTTCAACTTATTAAATTCTGGCTCTTGGACTAAATTACCAAAGCCTGGTGGAGCCGTGAAGGAGGGGCCAGCTTGCTCTATCTTGAcaccaagaaaatattttctaggtAAACCCTGATGGAGTTTTGTGGGGTATCAGCAATGGAATTGTTCACAGGATCCTGTGCTAATAAGGGAGAGAGGTGGTAGGAGGGGGCCTATCAGTACTTTACATATCACCATCCATTCGCCATACAAGATAATTTTTGGAGTTGAGTTTAGGTGGGACTGCTGTGATAAGGTTATGCAGGTTGGACATAGAGAGGGTGAAGGATGTTGATGATTGAGCCATTTGTCTAAAGGTGTAAAAGGCTtcaaggctctgataccatgagaaaaataacaaatatggtTTAGAAATGACAAAGAGCTACTCAAAAACATGAGTTACTCCAGCCGTATCTTTCTTCtatatattgagaaaaatattaaaggaaAGACATCACCTACAACGGTACAATTTGTTCCATAAAGGAAACTCCTTGACTATGCAACAGTAATATTAGATCCTATAGGAAAGTTCATAATACAAAgggaaatatattttcttgcaGTAGGTTCTCACATCCATAGTAGCATTAATGCCTTCAACGGTAACTTTAGCATATATAGAAATATCTTCACACATCCACACCTGTAATGGCATAGCTACACCATATACCATATAGAATATGTTCTTGTCTAGGTCCACATGGAAAGTCTTCAACGGTACTAGGAATATATAGGAATATTTTCTTGTCTTGGTCCACATGTAAAGTCTTTAACGGTACTAGGAATATATAGGAATATCTTCTCTACTAATGAGAGCCAACGgtaatattttttcctaaaccAATCTCTTCTCCATAATTTTTGGTGAAGCTCAATGGGTAGTGGATTCTATTAATTCTTTTGCTTTATCAGTTCCATTCGGTTGTGTCTGGCTAAGAACGTTCTTGCTAATGTGCAACGGACGTCAACAGcaagagaattttagagaatattttctcttttgtatttaattctcttttgagtaaGATCGGGGTGTATTGTGGCTTTTGAGTTTGAGTGATTTTATTcatactactctttgtactccactcttttgttagtaaatttctcctggatcgtctccgccagtgaaTGTATGCTTGTTAAGTTAAACCACTTAGatttggtgtcttgtgtggttgtgttatttttttattttgtacttttttacttctttggtgattaatcttggaatttgcatttgtcacaacaaattcaataataaatttaccCGTCCATTATACgaaaatggatg
Coding sequences within it:
- the LOC132172213 gene encoding alpha,alpha-trehalose-phosphate synthase [UDP-forming] 1-like yields the protein MFLPKYLKEYNNKMKVGWFLHTPFPSSEIHRMLPSRSELLRSVLAADLVGFHTYDYARHFVSACTRILGLEGTPEGVEDQGKLTRVAADRSLDFHALCALYAITDVALVTSLRDGMNLVSYEFVACQASNKGVLILSEKRRGQRVKLEAFLSLLRLS